The proteins below are encoded in one region of Thermodesulfobacteriota bacterium:
- a CDS encoding bifunctional 3,4-dihydroxy-2-butanone-4-phosphate synthase/GTP cyclohydrolase II — protein MATCSIEQAIQEIKNGRMVILVDDEDRENEGDLVIAAEFATPEVINFMAKNGRGLICLAITQEKADQLGLQPIKPENSPVPQYTAFTIPIDARLGITTGISAYDRASTIRLAISEEARPEDFIRPGHVFPLISRRGGVLVRAGHTEGSVDLARLAGLKPASVICEIMKDDGDMARLADLEAFAERHGIKIATIADLISYRLRAESFVRRAASASLPTAYGDFKVIVYESDIDPQHHVAFVKGEINSEEGVLVRVHSECLTSDVFGSLRCDCGPQIRQAMRIIEKEGMGVILYMRQEGRGIGLVNKIKAYALQDNGFDTVEANEALGFKPDLRDYGIGAQVLLDLGVRKMRLLTNNPRKVKGLEGFGLQIVERVPIEIPPNERNSRYLKVKKDKLGHLLSMVD, from the coding sequence ATGGCGACTTGCTCAATCGAACAGGCTATTCAGGAAATAAAAAATGGAAGGATGGTAATTCTTGTAGACGACGAGGATAGAGAGAATGAGGGCGACCTAGTGATCGCAGCCGAGTTTGCTACCCCCGAAGTAATAAACTTTATGGCCAAAAATGGAAGAGGGCTTATATGCCTGGCCATTACCCAGGAGAAGGCCGATCAGTTGGGCCTTCAGCCAATAAAACCGGAGAACAGCCCGGTTCCTCAATATACGGCGTTTACTATCCCGATTGATGCGAGGTTGGGAATTACAACCGGGATCTCGGCTTACGACCGCGCATCCACCATACGTCTAGCCATCTCAGAAGAGGCAAGGCCGGAGGATTTTATCCGTCCCGGCCACGTGTTCCCATTAATCTCCAGACGGGGCGGGGTGCTGGTAAGAGCGGGGCATACCGAGGGTTCGGTCGACCTGGCTAGGCTGGCCGGGTTGAAGCCAGCGTCGGTAATTTGCGAGATAATGAAGGACGATGGGGACATGGCCAGGCTGGCCGACCTGGAAGCATTCGCCGAACGGCACGGGATTAAAATCGCCACGATTGCCGATCTCATCAGTTATCGACTGAGGGCAGAGAGTTTTGTGAGAAGAGCGGCTTCTGCTTCCCTTCCCACTGCGTACGGGGACTTTAAGGTAATAGTGTATGAAAGCGACATTGACCCGCAGCATCACGTGGCTTTTGTGAAAGGAGAGATCAACTCTGAAGAAGGAGTTTTGGTTCGGGTACATTCCGAATGTCTTACCAGCGACGTTTTCGGCTCGCTAAGGTGTGATTGTGGCCCCCAGATCCGTCAAGCCATGCGCATAATCGAAAAAGAGGGAATGGGGGTGATTCTTTACATGCGCCAGGAGGGAAGGGGGATCGGCTTGGTCAACAAGATCAAGGCTTATGCGCTCCAGGATAACGGGTTTGATACGGTAGAGGCAAACGAAGCGCTTGGATTTAAACCGGACCTCCGTGATTATGGAATAGGAGCGCAGGTGCTTCTCGACCTTGGCGTCAGAAAAATGAGGCTTCTAACCAACAATCCCCGGAAGGTAAAGGGCTTAGAAGGCTTTGGGCTTCAGATAGTGGAACGGGTTCCCATTGAGATTCCTCCTAATGAGAGAAATTCACGTTATCTAAAGGTAAAAAAAGATAAACTCGGACACCTTCTTTCCATGGTGGACTAA
- the ribE gene encoding 6,7-dimethyl-8-ribityllumazine synthase, with protein sequence MPQVYEGKLDAKGLKFAIVVSRFNSFITDRMVEGALDVLVRHGASQSDIDIIKVPGSFEIPLGVKTAAGSKKYDAVVAVGAIIRGETPHFDYLSSEVTKELSGIGLEFGVPVACGVITTETLEQAIERAGSKAGNRGGEAAFSAIEMVNLLKALSRNK encoded by the coding sequence ATGCCTCAAGTTTACGAGGGAAAACTGGATGCCAAGGGCCTCAAATTTGCCATAGTGGTGAGTAGATTTAACAGCTTCATCACCGACCGGATGGTGGAAGGTGCCTTGGATGTCCTGGTCAGACACGGCGCATCCCAGTCGGACATAGATATAATAAAGGTGCCCGGGTCATTCGAGATCCCCCTGGGTGTAAAGACGGCGGCTGGGTCGAAGAAATATGATGCGGTAGTAGCGGTAGGGGCGATCATCAGGGGTGAAACCCCTCACTTCGATTATCTATCCTCCGAGGTCACCAAAGAGCTTTCCGGAATCGGGCTTGAGTTTGGTGTCCCGGTTGCATGCGGAGTGATAACAACGGAGACACTCGAGCAAGCCATCGAGAGAGCTGGCTCGAAAGCGGGTAATCGTGGGGGAGAAGCGGCTTTTAGCGCGATTGAAATGGTTAATCTCCTGAAAGCGCTTTCTCGTAATAAATAA
- the nusB gene encoding transcription antitermination factor NusB, producing the protein MGKRRRAREIALQFLYQYDTLKETSPNDVILEEAIELFWTTKEPSSEKEVREFARKLIVGACENMEGIDSIINRYSKHWRLSRMSKIDRNILRMAIYELVYLMNIPPPVTINEAVELAKKYGTEESGAFVNGILDRIRIAVDKGELQYDKGSNS; encoded by the coding sequence ATGGGTAAGAGGAGACGTGCGAGAGAGATTGCACTACAGTTTTTATACCAGTATGACACCCTCAAAGAAACTTCTCCAAATGATGTAATCCTGGAAGAAGCCATAGAACTTTTCTGGACGACTAAGGAGCCCTCCTCAGAAAAAGAAGTAAGAGAATTTGCCCGTAAGCTCATTGTTGGGGCATGCGAAAATATGGAGGGTATCGACAGCATCATAAACCGTTATTCCAAGCACTGGCGGCTTTCTCGAATGTCGAAAATAGACAGGAACATATTGCGGATGGCCATCTATGAATTGGTTTACTTGATGAATATTCCCCCTCCTGTTACCATTAACGAAGCCGTCGAGCTTGCCAAGAAATACGGCACGGAAGAGTCCGGTGCTTTTGTGAACGGAATTTTGGACCGAATACGCATAGCCGTCGATAAAGGGGAGCTGCAATATGATAAAGGAAGCAATAGCTAA
- the trpD gene encoding anthranilate phosphoribosyltransferase: MIKEAIAKVVERIDLEEEEMAEVVQKIMSGMATPSQIAAILVALRMKGESVSEITGAAKVMMDKATKIKPRDTAAVDLCGTGGDQQGTFNISTVSSLIAAGAGVSVAKHGNRSVSSQVGSADVLEELGVNINLSAKGAEQCLNEVGITFLYAPLFHPAMKNVSEPRKDIGIRTIFNLLGPITNPAGVKHKVMGVYSEVLVTPLAKVLRNLGFVRAMVVHGSDSLDEITVTGKTHIAELRDGMVKSYQFDPADLGFKRRKLEELKGGSAKENAQIVLSILKGEEREAKREVSVLNAAAAILVAGAASDMKGAVARAEESIDSRNALNKLNDLIKFTKNWTDG; encoded by the coding sequence ATGATAAAGGAAGCAATAGCTAAGGTAGTGGAGCGTATAGACCTTGAGGAAGAGGAGATGGCGGAAGTAGTGCAGAAGATAATGAGCGGTATGGCCACGCCTAGCCAGATTGCTGCTATTCTGGTGGCATTGAGGATGAAAGGAGAATCCGTCTCCGAGATAACCGGTGCGGCTAAGGTAATGATGGATAAAGCGACAAAAATAAAACCCAGGGATACTGCTGCTGTCGACCTATGCGGAACGGGCGGCGACCAGCAAGGCACGTTTAACATCTCTACTGTTTCTTCTTTGATAGCGGCGGGGGCGGGCGTGTCAGTGGCCAAACATGGAAACCGGTCCGTCTCCAGCCAGGTAGGAAGCGCTGATGTGCTCGAAGAATTAGGCGTCAATATCAATCTTTCCGCCAAAGGAGCGGAACAATGCTTAAACGAAGTGGGTATTACTTTCCTATATGCGCCGCTTTTCCACCCAGCTATGAAAAATGTATCGGAGCCGAGAAAGGATATAGGGATAAGGACTATTTTCAATTTGCTTGGCCCGATTACCAACCCGGCCGGAGTCAAGCATAAGGTAATGGGGGTTTATTCCGAGGTCTTGGTGACCCCTCTGGCGAAGGTTCTGAGGAATTTGGGATTTGTAAGGGCTATGGTCGTTCACGGGTCTGATTCTTTGGACGAGATAACGGTAACCGGAAAGACTCATATAGCGGAGCTGAGAGACGGAATGGTAAAAAGCTATCAGTTTGACCCGGCAGATTTGGGATTCAAACGGAGAAAGCTTGAGGAGTTGAAAGGAGGGAGTGCAAAGGAAAACGCCCAGATCGTACTTTCTATTCTCAAGGGTGAGGAACGCGAAGCAAAGAGAGAGGTCTCTGTGCTCAACGCCGCAGCAGCTATTTTGGTAGCGGGCGCCGCTTCCGATATGAAGGGAGCAGTAGCCAGGGCCGAGGAATCCATAGACTCAAGAAATGCCTTAAACAAGCTTAACGACCTAATCAAATTCACGAAAAACTGGACGGATGGTTAA
- the trpC gene encoding indole-3-glycerol phosphate synthase TrpC, with protein MILDKIIRNKRVEIERAKKDFPLGLLSSRVEKTNPPRDFLEAIAPNGGVKIIAEIKRASPSRGVLREDFDPIEIAKAYSKGGASALSVLTDREFFKGDLNHLLEVSKTVEMPVLRKDFLVDPYQVYESRFYCADALLLIAAVLDKEMLTDLLELTHSLNMSAIVEVHDEEDLEKALLSPSKIIGINNRDLRTFNVSLDVSVRLSRLIPKEMIVIAESGITSGDDIRRLKEEGICVFLIGEMFMKAESPGKELEKMLKEFS; from the coding sequence ATGATTCTTGACAAAATTATTCGGAACAAGAGAGTTGAGATAGAGAGGGCAAAAAAAGACTTTCCCTTGGGTTTGCTTTCTTCCCGGGTTGAAAAAACTAATCCCCCTAGAGATTTTCTAGAAGCGATAGCACCGAATGGGGGTGTGAAGATAATTGCCGAGATCAAACGTGCTTCTCCGTCAAGAGGGGTGCTCAGGGAAGATTTTGACCCAATCGAAATTGCCAAAGCGTACAGCAAAGGCGGAGCATCTGCGCTTTCCGTCCTTACCGATAGGGAGTTCTTCAAAGGAGACTTAAATCATCTCCTTGAAGTGAGTAAAACTGTAGAAATGCCTGTCCTAAGAAAGGATTTTCTGGTTGACCCTTATCAGGTCTATGAATCAAGGTTCTACTGTGCAGATGCCCTTCTTCTTATCGCCGCTGTCCTGGATAAGGAGATGCTCACCGATCTGCTTGAATTAACCCATTCCTTGAATATGAGTGCAATAGTAGAGGTGCATGATGAGGAGGACCTGGAAAAGGCTCTTCTTTCGCCCAGCAAGATAATAGGAATAAACAACCGTGACCTCAGGACATTCAACGTCAGCCTTGATGTGTCGGTAAGGCTTTCAAGGTTGATCCCGAAAGAGATGATAGTTATCGCTGAGAGCGGAATAACCTCGGGCGATGACATAAGGAGGCTGAAAGAAGAGGGGATCTGTGTCTTTTTGATTGGTGAAATGTTCATGAAGGCTGAATCTCCGGGCAAGGAGCTCGAGAAAATGCTCAAGGAGTTTAGTTAG
- a CDS encoding NUDIX hydrolase → MKKITLTADPVIITDDKKIILVKRVFDPYQDQWALPGGIVEYGETVEEAAIREAKEETGLDIKIEKLVGVYSAPDRDPRGHFVSVCFLCKPVGGEIKTSEETKEVKAFSKEEIKGIKLAFDHGKILRDIGFIE, encoded by the coding sequence ATGAAAAAAATTACGTTGACTGCAGACCCGGTCATAATTACCGATGACAAAAAAATAATTTTGGTAAAGAGGGTTTTCGACCCCTACCAGGACCAATGGGCATTGCCAGGCGGAATAGTAGAATACGGCGAAACGGTCGAGGAAGCAGCAATTAGAGAAGCAAAAGAGGAAACCGGACTGGATATAAAAATAGAAAAGCTCGTCGGAGTTTACTCAGCCCCAGACAGAGACCCGCGTGGACACTTTGTTTCGGTCTGCTTTCTTTGTAAACCGGTCGGGGGAGAAATCAAAACCAGCGAAGAGACAAAGGAAGTAAAGGCATTTTCAAAGGAGGAGATAAAAGGTATCAAGCTTGCCTTTGACCATGGGAAAATCCTCCGGGATATAGGCTTTATCGAATAA
- a CDS encoding DUF5683 domain-containing protein, producing the protein MQEQKKRRKNPTLALILSAIFPGLGQVYNNQLAKGIILMALNTIVNFLMFEPLQRIFEAEGRMPDNPTLIIVTGYTIAGLILWLYAIIDAKKTADRINENGGILN; encoded by the coding sequence ATGCAGGAGCAGAAAAAGAGAAGAAAAAACCCTACCCTTGCACTTATACTCTCTGCCATATTCCCGGGACTGGGACAGGTTTATAACAATCAACTGGCTAAAGGGATAATCCTGATGGCGCTTAACACAATAGTTAATTTTCTCATGTTCGAGCCTCTTCAGAGAATTTTCGAGGCCGAGGGTAGGATGCCGGATAACCCCACGCTTATCATAGTGACCGGCTACACCATAGCCGGCCTCATACTATGGCTTTACGCCATTATTGATGCCAAAAAAACAGCAGATAGGATTAACGAGAACGGAGGGATACTGAACTAG
- the obgE gene encoding GTPase ObgE, with protein MVKFIDEAKIYVKSGRGGKGCVSFRREKFVPRGGPNGGDGGDGGDVIIIAKQNMTSLLDHRYKQHYRAKNGEHGRGKDQHGKSAPPLFVPVPVGTVVKEFYTGEILGDLTSDGQTLLVAKGGRGGRGNARFATSTNQAPKYAEPGEEGEEKTLVLELKLLADAGIIGFPNAGKSTLISRISAARPKIADYPFTTLVPNLGVVSYNQDKSFVVADIPGLIKGAHEGAGLGIKFLRHIERSRILIHVLDLSPLNDRDPIEDFRVMNEELEAYSPELRNKPQVIAPNKIDITEAREKLNRVKSYFNNLGIEVFPISSVTGEGVNELIREVGRRLDRLKLE; from the coding sequence ATGGTTAAGTTTATCGACGAAGCAAAAATATACGTAAAGTCCGGGCGCGGGGGAAAAGGATGCGTCAGCTTCAGAAGAGAAAAATTCGTCCCTCGGGGCGGCCCTAACGGTGGAGATGGCGGAGACGGCGGGGACGTAATTATTATTGCCAAGCAAAACATGACCTCCCTTTTGGACCATCGCTATAAACAGCACTACCGAGCCAAAAACGGAGAACATGGAAGGGGAAAAGACCAGCACGGTAAGAGCGCCCCTCCTCTTTTTGTCCCGGTTCCGGTGGGAACCGTTGTCAAAGAATTTTACACCGGTGAAATTTTAGGTGACCTCACCAGTGATGGTCAGACGCTACTAGTGGCAAAAGGCGGACGTGGCGGAAGAGGGAACGCAAGATTCGCCACCTCAACTAACCAAGCTCCCAAATATGCAGAACCGGGAGAAGAGGGAGAAGAAAAAACATTAGTTCTCGAACTCAAACTGCTGGCTGACGCCGGCATTATTGGCTTCCCCAATGCGGGCAAATCCACCCTCATTTCCCGGATTTCGGCGGCACGCCCTAAAATCGCCGATTATCCTTTCACCACGCTGGTGCCAAACCTTGGAGTGGTGAGCTATAACCAGGACAAATCGTTCGTAGTGGCAGATATTCCCGGACTGATAAAAGGTGCACATGAAGGAGCCGGTCTGGGTATAAAATTCCTGAGACACATAGAGCGTAGCAGGATTCTTATTCATGTCCTTGATTTGTCTCCCCTGAATGACCGAGACCCAATAGAAGACTTTCGGGTGATGAATGAAGAACTGGAAGCATATAGTCCTGAGCTTAGGAATAAACCTCAGGTCATTGCACCCAATAAAATCGACATCACCGAGGCTAGAGAAAAGCTAAACAGAGTAAAAAGTTATTTCAACAATTTAGGAATAGAGGTATTTCCTATCTCTTCAGTAACCGGAGAAGGAGTGAACGAGCTTATCCGGGAAGTGGGAAGGAGATTGGACAGGCTTAAACTGGAGTGA
- a CDS encoding PilZ domain-containing protein codes for MANRRLSIRVPFRKRVRYGLSNPNSSGYALNISKNGMAIESHRAFPVKSRIMIHIHIGGNTIDDGRMEEVVLIEGIISWVSHTLPGIPTKMGIKFVSKFDEINRIYQEKAGQYQLK; via the coding sequence ATGGCAAATCGCAGGCTTTCGATCAGAGTTCCCTTTAGGAAGAGAGTTAGGTATGGCTTGTCAAATCCCAATTCCTCGGGCTATGCCTTAAACATCTCCAAGAATGGGATGGCCATCGAATCCCACAGGGCATTTCCGGTCAAGTCTAGAATCATGATTCACATACATATTGGCGGCAATACAATCGACGACGGCAGGATGGAAGAGGTTGTGTTGATAGAAGGCATTATATCCTGGGTATCTCATACCTTGCCCGGCATACCTACCAAAATGGGAATCAAATTTGTATCAAAATTTGATGAGATAAACCGCATCTATCAGGAAAAGGCCGGTCAATACCAGCTAAAATAA